ATACCTATATCGAACTATATTCACGTTTGGTAGTCGACCTCATTCCAAATGTGGTGCTCTCAGCGGGTTTTATGGCAGACCGTCAAGGCAATATCTATACAGGCCCAAGTACTGAAGACTCTCCGGCGCTTATTGAACCTGCGGCTTTTAGTGACGGTATTGTGATTGTTCAGGTCAATGAGCTGGTCGATGACGTTTCAGATTTACCACGTGTCGATATTCCTGCTTCTTGGGTGGATTATGTGGTGGTCGCAGATCAGCCATTTTATATCGAACCGTTATTTACTCGTGACCCGAAACATATCAAGCCAGTGCATGTGCTTATGGCCATGATGGCAATTCGCGGAATTTATGAAAAGCATAATGTGCAATCGTTAAACCATGGTATTGGTTTTAACACTGCGGCAATTGAACTGATTTTACCGACCTATGGTGAGTCTTTAGGTTTAAAAGGAAAAATTTGCCGAAACTGGACACTAAATCCGCATCCAACCTTAATTCCAGCGATTGAAACAGGTTGGGTTGAAAGCGTGCATTGCTTTGGTACCGAACTCGGTATGGAAAAATATGTTGCAGCTCGTCCCGACGTTTTCTTTACAGGTCGTGATGGCGCTTTACGTTCCAACCGCATGATGTGTCAGCTCGCAGGTCAGTACGCCGTTGACTTGTTTATTGGCGCAACTTTGCAAGTTGATGGAATGGGGCATTCTTCAACTGTCACCAAAGGGCGTTTAGCTGGTTTTGGTGGAGCGCCAAACATGGGGCATGATCCGCGTGGACGTCGTCATGATACGCCAGCATGGTTAGATATGCGTTTGCAAGGTGCCAATGAAACCGAAACTTATTTGGCACGTGGTAAAAAGTTAGTTGTACAAATGGTGGAAACCTTCCAAGAGGGCGGCAAGCCAACTTTTGTAGAACGTCTCGATGCGATTGATGTGGCTAAAACCGCAGGTTTGCCTTTAGCCCCGATCATGATTTATGGCGATGATGTGACCCATTTACTGACTGAAGAAGGCATTGCTTATCTATATAAAGCAAGCAGCCAAGAAGAGCGCCAAGCCATGATTGCTGCGGTGGCAGGTGTGACCAGTATTGGTTTAACTCAAGACCCAAAAACAACAGCACGTTTAAGAAGTGAAGGTCTGGTGGTATTCCCTGAAGATTTAGGTATTCGCCGTACCGATGCCACACGTGAACTTTTAGCGGCGAAAAATATTGCCGACTTGGTGACATGGTCAGATGGTTTATATCAACCACCTGCAAAATTCAGGAGTTGGTAATGATGGCACAAGTTCAATATCAAACGCTCAGCGATAGTCAGCTTTTGGCAGATATGGCAGTCGAAGCGTTAATTGATGAAGTTAATCTGACACCGAAACCAGCTTTGGTCGATCGCCGTGGCAGTGGTGCACACAATGACCTGACTTTGGAGTTAATGGAGCGCTCTGCGAAAAGTTTAGGGCCTATGTTTGATGCGATGGCACAAGCTGCAAAGCATCATGGAAAAGTTTGTCTGGCCTTACGCGAAGACATTGGAGAAATTGGTCGCCAAGGTGAAAAGACTATGATGTTGGCGACAGATGGTGTAAACACACATCGCGGTGCAATTTGGGCATTAGGGTTAATGGTAACGGCAGCAGCATTAGCACGCAATAATCAACAATATTTATCAGCTGTTGAGCTATGCCAGTTAGCAGGTCAGATTGCTCAGCTTGAAGATCGTTTTATTCCAGAGCAGGCATTGAGTCATGGTCAGCAAGTCCAAAAGAAATTAGGGATCTTTGGTGCCAAAGAACAGGCACAACAAGGTTTTCCAACCATCGTAAATTTTGGGTTAAAGCAACTTTATCAAAGTCGTAGTAAACCCATGAAAGAAGAGTTCGCACGCTTAGATGCCTTACTTGCCATGATGACTGACCTGACCGATACCTGTGTGCTTTATCGCTCTGGCACATCTGGTTTAAAGCGTATGCAACAAGGTGCTCAGCAAATACTGGATTTGGGCGGTAGTTCAAGCTTAGAAGGTCGACGTGCTTTGCATCTTTTAGAGATTGACCTGCTTCGGATGAAGGCGTCTGCTGGTGGTGCCGCAGACTTATTAGCAGCAACACTATTTATAGATCGTGTTGAGCAGACATCTGTCAAAAAATAAAGAAGGATTTTGATTATGGAAACACTTCATTTTGAATTTGTGGCGACAGAGCCACCTGTAAAAAAAGCGTTGGTAGGATGTGTTGGCTCGGGCGATTTAGAAATTTTGATGGAACCTGGTGAAAAGGGAAAAGCCTCTATTCATGTCGTTACCTCTGTAGATGGCAGTGCAGCACGTTGGCACAATCTTTTTGAACGGATTTTTACTGCTCAAATACCGCCAGCGGTCAATATTGATATTCATGACTTTGGTGCAACTCCCGGTGTCGTTCGCTTACGTCTGGAACAAGCATTGGAGGAGATTGCTCATGACTGATATCGAGAGCTTGTTAAATAAACAAGATTTTATTGAGCTGAGTGCAAGAGAGCGTGCTAAAGCATTATTAGATGAAGGGACTTTTCGAGAGTTACTCGACCCATTTGCCCGTGTTATGTCGCCTTGGCTCGTTAAACAGAATATTGTGCCGCAAGCCGATGATGGCGTGGTGATTGCAAAAGGATCTATTCAAGAACGCCCAGTGGTTTTAATTTCTATTGAAGGCTTATTTCAAGGTGGCAGTTTAGGTGAGGTGGGCGGTGCCAAAATTGCGGGTGCCTTAGAACTTGCGGTTGAAGACAATCTAAAAGGCATTCCAACAGCTGCAATTTTATTGTTGGAAACAGGTGGCGTTCGCTTACAAGAAGCAAATCTGGGTTTGGCTGCAATTGCTGAAATTCAGGCTGCAATTGTGAACTTACGGCAGTATCAACCCGTAATTGCTGTGGTCGCAGGCAGTGTAGGGTGCTTCGGCGGTATGTCAATTGCAGCTGGACTATGTAGCTATATTGTAATGACACAAGAAGGACGTTTAGGTCTAAATGGCCCACAAGTGATAGAACAAGAAGCTGGTGTACAAGAATATAACGCTAAAGATCGTCCATTTATATGGAGTATTACGGGTGGTAATCAGCGCTTCACTAGTGGTTTGGCAGATGCTTATGTAGACGATGATCGCCAGAAAATTCGTCAGCAAGTCATCGCTTATTTAACTCAAGGCGTACCTCATCAGCATCGTAGTTCAAATTACTCATTCTATTTAGAAAAGCTACAACAAGTTGATACTGCTGAGCAGATTACCCCAGCACAAGTTCAAGCTTTGTATCAAGGAGAGCAAGCATGAATATCGCCGTTGATACATTAAAAGCATCTACTCGTGGTGCACATTGGTTTAAAGCACTTACGCAGGGTTTTAAGACAGTTGAAGGTTTTCCAGCTTCGATTTGGGTGGCTGATGGTCAGATTGATCAGCAAGTGGTGCGCGTGATTACCGTTGTGCAAGATACCAATAATCTGTTCCCACGGGCAAAACAAGGAGAAGTTGGATTATTAGAAGGCTGGAGTTTGGCAAAAGTAGTCGATGATGTGATCCAAGCCGATGCACAGGCTGAAACTAAACGCGCTATTTTATGTCTGGTTGATGTTCCAAGTCAGGCCTATGGGCGTCGTGAAGAATTATTAGGCATTCATCAAGCTTTAGCGGGTGCAGTAGATAGCTATGCTAGAGCCAGATTGGCAGGTCATCCAATTGTGAGTTTATTGGTTGGTAAGTCGATGTCTGGTGCTTTCTTGGCGCATGGATACCAAGCCAATCGTATTATTGCCTTAAAAGATTCAGGTGTTATGGTGCATGCAATGGGTAAGGAATCTGCTGCACGCGTTACCTTACGGTCGGTTGATGAGTTAGAGCAATTGGCCTCAAGCATTCCACCAATGGCTTATGACATTGAAAGTTATGCCACGCTTGGTTTGTTATCTGAACTGTTATCTGTTGAAAACCCTGAACAACCGACAAACGATGATCTTTTGTTAGCGAAACAGGCAATTGCTCAAACGTTTAAAGAAATTAATGCTGAGCAATCGAGAGGACTGGAACAAAGACTGCATGGCCAAAACCGTCAAATGTCTAAAAAGGTCCGTGAATTATTGCGTGAGCAATGGTTATGAAACTTAAGCTCGAAGCCCATGATTTGTTGTGGGGTATGACGGTCGATTGCTTGGCTGATGATGCTCCGCATTGGGTGAGAGAGGTATTGCAACGTGGTGATCCTGTTGTGGTTCGACGGGCAATTACTCCTGTAGATCAGGTGGCTGTGGGTGTAAGAGGACAACTTCGCTATCAACGATATGCAGCTCAAATGCCAAGATCTTTAATTAGCAGACAGCTTAAGCCAGAAGCGCTGACTCGCGTAGATACGCAACAGTTTGAGCACTTGGCAGAACGTTTACAGAGCATTTCCAGCATTATGAAAAACTTTTCAGAATGTTGGGGATATACAGGAAGTTTCGGCTTTGAACTAGCAACGGGAATTGAAACAGTAACCGAGCAAAGTGACATAGATTTGTTGATTCGAGCTGAACAGCCTTTTGCCAAAAAGCAGGCGGTTGAGCTACTCGAAAATTTTCAGCAAGCAGGGCTGAATGTGGATATACAGCTTCAACTTCAACAAGGCGGTTTGGCATTAAAAGAATGGGCAAGGAATAGCAGAAAAGTTCTATTAAAACGTCCTGATGGTGCTGTTTTATTAGAAAACCCATGGAATTAGGGAATAGATATCATGGCTTCAATTTGGGTATATCCGGGACAAGGTGTGCAACGAAGCAATATGCTGCACGACTTACCTCAAAACGCTCTGGTTAAAGAATACCTTGAGCGTGCATCGGATGCACTCAAAGCAGATGTTTTGATGCTAGATAGTCCGGCTGCATTGCAGTCGACACGTGCAGTACAGCTTTGTTTACTGATTTCAGGTGTGGTGAGTTCAGCTTTATTAACAGCGGAAAACTTAACACCTGATTATGTAGCGGGTCTATCAATTGGCGCATGGTCGGCTGCGGTTGTAGCAGAAGTTTTAGCCTATGAAGATGCTGTTCGTTTGGTTGCCTATCGAGGTGAACTCATGCAAAACGCCTATCCAACTGGCTATGGTATGACGGCCCTGATTGGTACAGACCGTGCAGCTGTTGAAACATGGGTCAAACAAATTTATGAAATAACGCCAGAGGTGTTTGTCGCAAATATTAATGCACATAACCAGATTGTTATTTCAGGAAGCTTTGAAGCCATGACTCAAGTTGCTGTTTTGGCAAAGCAACAAGGCGTGGTGGCAAAAAAATTAGATATATCGGTGCCATCGCACTGTGAATTATTAAGTCAGCAAGCAAAGCAACTTGCAGCGTCTATGGAGGGAGTGACTTTAAAGCAGCCTAAAATACGTTATTTAAGTGGTACAACGGCTCGTACGCTTAGCAGGCCAGAACAGATTGGTGATGACTTGGCTTTTAATATGAGTCGAACTGTAGATTGGGAAAATACCATCCAAGCTGCATGGGAGCGAGGTGTGAGGTTACAGATCGAAGCTTTGCCGGGAACGGTGCTTACTACACTTGCACGTCGAACATTTAAAGAAGGAACTGTATTGTCATTTCAGGGAACACGTTTAGACAGCATTCAGATGGCAATGCAAAAAGAACAGGCAAATAGTTTTTCTTTTTGAGTCAGATTTTACAAAAGCATAAATGATCCAAGGATATGAGGGATTGTCATGATTATATATGGAGTTGGTTTACTCGCACTTTGCACCTTGGTTGGTGTAATTGCTGGTGATCTATTAGGCGTTTTATTGGGTGTAAAGTCCAATGTTGGTGGCGTGGGTATCGCCATGATTTTACTCATTTGTATACGGTTATGGATGGAAAAACGTGGAATGATGACAGTTGAAACTGAAAAAGGAGTTTCATTCTGGGGCACCATGTATATCCCGGTTGTTGTTGCTATGGCAGCCCAACAAAATGTAGTGGCAGCATTATCTAGTGGCCATATGGCACTCTTTGCGGCTGTAGTCTCAGTTGCAGTTTGTACGCTCACTATTGCTGGTCTAAGCCGATATAACAAAGCCAGCCCTTTACCTAAAGAAGAGGACACAGCCTTAAACCGAATCGGAGGTAAAGTTCATGGTTGAATTATTATTAAAAGACTTAACACATTTAGGTTTAATTACAGCTTTTGCTTTAATTGCCTTAATTATGTGGCTGTCGACCAAGCTCTCTAAATATTTAACTAATGGACGTGTGCATGCTTCAGCAATTGCGATTGTAATTGGTTTGATTTTGGCATGGTTTGGCGGAAAAATGACAGGTGGTGAAAAAGGCTTGACCGACCTTGCACTTTTTACAGGTGTAGGACTCATGGGCGGTGCAATGCTTCGTGACTTTACTATTGTAGCTACAGCATTTGAAGTACAAGCGACTGAGGCCAAAAAAGCTGGATTTATTGGTGCCTTCTCTTTATTTCTCGGGACCATTTTGCCATTTATTGTCGGTTGTATGTTTGCGTGGATTTTTGGCTATCGCGATGCGGTAAGTATTACCACAATTGGCGCAGGTGCAGTGACTTACATTGTTGGGCCTGTTACGGGTGCGGCCATTGGTGCGAGTTCTGAGGTCATGGCGTTATCAATTGCAACGGGCTTGGTGAAAGCAATCTGTGTAATGGTCTCAACACCACTCACTGCGAAATTTATGGGATTAGACAATCCACGTTCTGCGATGATTTTTGGTGGTTTGGCAGGAACGGTAAGTGGTGTGTCAGCTGGTTTAGCTGCTACAGACCGCCGTTTAGTGCCTTACGGTGCACTTACAGCAACTTTTCACACGGGCCTTGGCTGTTTAATGGGTCCAACTATTCTGTTCTTTGCGGTTAAAGCTTTGGTGGGTTAATACGTATTTTATAATCAGGCAAAAGAGCTGTTGTTATTCGCAGCAGCTTCTATCTTTTAAAGTTAGATGCAAACATACGACATTCAGCAATCAGAGCAAGTAAGTTTGGGTCGCGTTCTTTACTTTTTAAAAAGACCAGACCAATTTCTTGTTGCATGTGGTATTGCTGTTTTAAGGGAATAAGTTTTA
The window above is part of the Acinetobacter baumannii genome. Proteins encoded here:
- the mdcH gene encoding malonate decarboxylase subunit epsilon, whose product is MASIWVYPGQGVQRSNMLHDLPQNALVKEYLERASDALKADVLMLDSPAALQSTRAVQLCLLISGVVSSALLTAENLTPDYVAGLSIGAWSAAVVAEVLAYEDAVRLVAYRGELMQNAYPTGYGMTALIGTDRAAVETWVKQIYEITPEVFVANINAHNQIVISGSFEAMTQVAVLAKQQGVVAKKLDISVPSHCELLSQQAKQLAASMEGVTLKQPKIRYLSGTTARTLSRPEQIGDDLAFNMSRTVDWENTIQAAWERGVRLQIEALPGTVLTTLARRTFKEGTVLSFQGTRLDSIQMAMQKEQANSFSF
- a CDS encoding malonate decarboxylase holo-ACP synthase, with the protein product MVMKLKLEAHDLLWGMTVDCLADDAPHWVREVLQRGDPVVVRRAITPVDQVAVGVRGQLRYQRYAAQMPRSLISRQLKPEALTRVDTQQFEHLAERLQSISSIMKNFSECWGYTGSFGFELATGIETVTEQSDIDLLIRAEQPFAKKQAVELLENFQQAGLNVDIQLQLQQGGLALKEWARNSRKVLLKRPDGAVLLENPWN
- the mdcA gene encoding malonate decarboxylase subunit alpha, which encodes MEGSVQNKERLWTKRRHAKQLKLEMANQYTDGVVIPPQDIIKVLETLITPGDKVVLEGNNQKQADFLSRSLAQTNPDVLYDLHMIMPSVGRSEHLDLFEKGIARKLDFSFAGPQSLRISQLIEDGLLEIGAIHTYIELYSRLVVDLIPNVVLSAGFMADRQGNIYTGPSTEDSPALIEPAAFSDGIVIVQVNELVDDVSDLPRVDIPASWVDYVVVADQPFYIEPLFTRDPKHIKPVHVLMAMMAIRGIYEKHNVQSLNHGIGFNTAAIELILPTYGESLGLKGKICRNWTLNPHPTLIPAIETGWVESVHCFGTELGMEKYVAARPDVFFTGRDGALRSNRMMCQLAGQYAVDLFIGATLQVDGMGHSSTVTKGRLAGFGGAPNMGHDPRGRRHDTPAWLDMRLQGANETETYLARGKKLVVQMVETFQEGGKPTFVERLDAIDVAKTAGLPLAPIMIYGDDVTHLLTEEGIAYLYKASSQEERQAMIAAVAGVTSIGLTQDPKTTARLRSEGLVVFPEDLGIRRTDATRELLAAKNIADLVTWSDGLYQPPAKFRSW
- a CDS encoding biotin-independent malonate decarboxylase subunit beta, with product MTDIESLLNKQDFIELSARERAKALLDEGTFRELLDPFARVMSPWLVKQNIVPQADDGVVIAKGSIQERPVVLISIEGLFQGGSLGEVGGAKIAGALELAVEDNLKGIPTAAILLLETGGVRLQEANLGLAAIAEIQAAIVNLRQYQPVIAVVAGSVGCFGGMSIAAGLCSYIVMTQEGRLGLNGPQVIEQEAGVQEYNAKDRPFIWSITGGNQRFTSGLADAYVDDDRQKIRQQVIAYLTQGVPHQHRSSNYSFYLEKLQQVDTAEQITPAQVQALYQGEQA
- the madM gene encoding malonate transporter subunit MadM, with amino-acid sequence MVELLLKDLTHLGLITAFALIALIMWLSTKLSKYLTNGRVHASAIAIVIGLILAWFGGKMTGGEKGLTDLALFTGVGLMGGAMLRDFTIVATAFEVQATEAKKAGFIGAFSLFLGTILPFIVGCMFAWIFGYRDAVSITTIGAGAVTYIVGPVTGAAIGASSEVMALSIATGLVKAICVMVSTPLTAKFMGLDNPRSAMIFGGLAGTVSGVSAGLAATDRRLVPYGALTATFHTGLGCLMGPTILFFAVKALVG
- the madL gene encoding malonate transporter subunit MadL, translating into MIIYGVGLLALCTLVGVIAGDLLGVLLGVKSNVGGVGIAMILLICIRLWMEKRGMMTVETEKGVSFWGTMYIPVVVAMAAQQNVVAALSSGHMALFAAVVSVAVCTLTIAGLSRYNKASPLPKEEDTALNRIGGKVHG
- a CDS encoding malonate decarboxylase subunit delta, whose product is METLHFEFVATEPPVKKALVGCVGSGDLEILMEPGEKGKASIHVVTSVDGSAARWHNLFERIFTAQIPPAVNIDIHDFGATPGVVRLRLEQALEEIAHD
- the mdcE gene encoding biotin-independent malonate decarboxylase subunit gamma, whose translation is MNIAVDTLKASTRGAHWFKALTQGFKTVEGFPASIWVADGQIDQQVVRVITVVQDTNNLFPRAKQGEVGLLEGWSLAKVVDDVIQADAQAETKRAILCLVDVPSQAYGRREELLGIHQALAGAVDSYARARLAGHPIVSLLVGKSMSGAFLAHGYQANRIIALKDSGVMVHAMGKESAARVTLRSVDELEQLASSIPPMAYDIESYATLGLLSELLSVENPEQPTNDDLLLAKQAIAQTFKEINAEQSRGLEQRLHGQNRQMSKKVRELLREQWL